In the genome of bacterium, the window TTATCTGCTGGACAAATATTATCAATAATCTCTCCAATCTTCATCTTATCAAGGACTTATCTTAAGAAGGACTAAAGAGCCAATTGTTTTGGAGAAAAACTTGATTTTGTCTTCTTAAAATATCTTCCACATCTTCTTTATCGGTTTTTAAAGCAAAAAACTTGAGAGTTTTTTAGTCTTATGTTAATCTATTATTAAGGTAGCGGAAAATGGGAAATTCTGCTTTACGAACCTCATTTAGGGCATTAAGGAGATGCCTTACTATATGGAACTTGTATGTATAATCTTTATTAAGGGACAATGGGCTTGAAAGCTATTGATAAATCCTTTCCACATATCCATTATTCCATAAGTTATCCCCTTTGCCCTTCTCTTACCAAACTTAAGCTCCAGAATGGCTTTAAGTCTTTCTCCTTTCTGCCTTCTCCTATATATAAAACCTCAGGGCCATTTGGTCCTTCAAGGCTACTTATCTCATAAAATAGCCCTGCCCCTTTCCAACTGAAATCTCATCTATTCCTAAAACATCTATTCCATCTAAATCCCTTTCCCTTTGAGCCTTTTCTATTGCCCTTTTATCTATTTCCTTTGATGTAGATGCCTTACTTCTTGTATATAAGAACCTTGCCTTCGGCAAGAACCTTGTTACTCGCTTTGCTCGTAATAGGAGCTATGTTTACTATAGACCTCCTGGTTACATCCACTACAGATATACCCTCCATCCCTTTCCAAGTATAAAACAACCTCATCACACATCCTAAATTCTTTCTTCTTTCTACCCCTCTTACATAAAATCCTTGAAATTCTGATAATTCTGTGAGATAATTTATTTGTTGCATCTATCTTAAGTTATCCTCCTATTTAAAACATTTGAGGATATTATACCCTTATCAGAAGCAACATTATAAATAAATTACTTTTGCACTAAATTCCGTGAAGAGCCTCTTTTATTTCAGTATATTGGGATTCGGTATTCGGGCAATGTTGTGCATTTATCCCCTCTATCTCGTTTATCCCGAATCCCGCCTATCCCTATCTTCATTGCTCTCCTTAAGATTAGCTGAACACATACCATTCATCTTCCCTTAAAGGCTATGAAGATAACCAAAAAATAAAGAAGGGTAAAAATTAAGCCGTGTCCTCTTGTAAGTCTCTTGCTCATAAGATTGGCTGTAGTAAACAGGGTTAAACAGGTCATCATTAGAAATTGAATATTAAGGATTCCTGTAATTTCCGAGTTACCTTTTAAAAACCCAATTAGACCTAATGTTCCAATAAGAAGGCTATTGTGATTTATTTTTGAGCCAATAAAATTACAGATAGATATTTCAGCCAAAGCACCATTTCTCATAACTGTAAGATATGCGGTAAGCTTCTCAGGCATTTCTGAGGCAATTGGTCCAATGATTATGGCAATGGTTATTGGGCTTATCCCTAATTTATGGGAAAGCTCAATAATTGTATCAACAAATGGCTCTGAGGCAAAGAATATAATTATTCCACCTATAATTAAAAACAAAAAGCTCTTTTTTATGCTCCCGGCCTTTTCTTTATTCTCTGCTTTGTATTTTAATGAATGGTTTAATGAATGGTGGGTTACCTGAATGACATAGATAAGAAAAATGGTAATTAGGATGATGCTATCCTTAAGGTCTAACCCCTTTCCTTCCCAAATAAGGAATAGGGCAATAATGGCTGTAGCTCCTAAATAGATTATATCTATATGTGTCTGATGTGAAAGGGGAATTTCCTTAACCGGCTTTTTGCTTATGGTGGTGGAAACTAAAATAACCGAGCCATAACCCAATGTAATAAGAAGGGAGCAGGCACCTATGGTTGAACCAATAGCAACATCATAATTTCCCTTAATAGATGCCCAGATAACAAACATATACTCGGGAAGGGTTGAAATAAGACCAAGAAAGACCGAACCAACAAGGTTAGCCCCATATCTTTTTGCAAGGCTTTCAGAACCATAGCTAAGTATTGCCGAAGCAAATGTTATTATGACCAAAAGGCCAAAAAAATGAAAATAAACCATTAAATTTGACAATTAGGGCAGAAGAATGTTCCCCGACCTCCCAACCTTATTTTTTTTATAGCTGAATTACAGGATAAACAAGCTTCTCCCTCCCTGTTATGAACCCTGCATCTAAAATTTCCCCTTCTGCCATCAAGGTGGATAAAGTCATCCAAAGTTACACCACCATTTTTAATTGCCTCGTTTAAAATATCTCCCATTGCCTTATATAAAACCCTTATTTCATCTTCTTTTAATGAACTAGCATCCCTTTCTGGATTTATCTTTGATAAAAACAATATCTCATCTGCATATGTATTTCCAATCCCAGCAATTTTCTTTTGCTCCATAAGAATTGGCTTTACCTTTCCCTTTTTAAGGATTTCTTTAAATTCAGAAATGCTTATTTTTAAGGCATCCTTTCCAAGATTAAAAACATCCTCCAATGAGGTATCCAAGAAAAGGCTAGCTCCTGCACCAAATGCAAGCTGGGAAAGGCAGAGGCTTTTTCCATTGTCAAAACAAAAGCTTAATTGTGACAGAATAGGCTTATCTGATACCCTCATCTGACCAAAAAGCTTAAGATGAATTGCAATAAAGCCTTTATTTGAAAGATTAAGAATAAGATTTTTTCCCCTTCTTTCTACACCCTCTATGCTTTCTCCCAAGATGGATTTTTTAAATTTATTGGCTGGCATATTTATTGTCCTTAAATCATTGATATTGATTTCTATTATTCTTTTTCCAATAAGACCATAGCTTATAATCTCATTCTTTAAAGTCTCTATCTCAGGAAGCTCAGGCATATCTTTTAAGTCTAAACTAAAGGGAATAGAAATGTCTAGGTAATTTTTGTATAATTTAGTTTTATGATAAGAATAGAAATTTTAAGGGATAATGAAAAAAGGATAATCTCCTTCTCTGCATCTGGTCATTCATTTTATAAGAAAAAGGGAGAGGATATAATCTGTGCTGGCGTCTCTGCTATTCTTCAAACGGCCATTCTTGGGCTTTCAGAATACCTTAATTTAGCCCTTAATGTAAAAAGAGAAGATGGTTTTCTTGATGTAAGGCTTGTCTTGAAACCAAGCCCTGAAGCATTATCAATCCTTGAGACAATGAGGCTTGGCATTTATGGAATTGCCGAGAAATATCCAAATTATATTGAAATTATAGAGAATCTTTGATATACTATTGCTATGGATTATAGCAAAACAATAAATCTTCCAAAAACAGGCTTTTCAATGAAGGCAGGCCTTCCTAAATTAGAGCCTGATATTTTGAAAAAATGGGAGGATATGGATATATACAAGGCTTTATTGGAAAACAACAAAGAAAAGGCAAAATATGTCCTCCATGATGGGCCACCTTATGCAAATGGCAATATCCACATTGGGCATAGCCTAAATAAAATCTTAAAGGACATAATTGTAAAATACAAGGCTATAAATAGCTTTAATACACCCTATATCCCAGGCTGGGATTGCCACGGCCTTCCTATTGAGCATAAGGTAATTGAGAGGCTCCCAAAGGATACAGAATTCTCTGAAATTAGAAAGAATTGCAGGGAATATGCAAATAAATTTGTCAATATTCAAAGGGAAGAATTTAAAAGGCTTGGCGTATTTGGCGATTGGAATAATCCATACCTTACATTTAAAAAGGAATACATCATAAAAACCCTGGAGCTTTTTAAGATAATGGTAAGGGATGGCTATGTATATAAGGATAAAAAGCCTGTATTTTGGTGTAAATCCTGTAGAACAGCATTAGCAGAGGCAGAGGTTATTTATAAAGAAAAGACAAGCCCGTCTATATATGTAAAATTCCCATATAAAGACAAAAACCTTCTTATATGGACAACAACGCCCTGGACATTGTTTGGAAATACAGGCATTGCTATACATCCAGAATACCTATATCAGGAGATAGAATATAACAAAGAAAAAATAATAATGATGAAAGATCTTACATCCCTTATGATGAAAGAAAAGGAATACAAGGTTTTAAGGGATATTTCTCCAAAGGAATTAAGCAATGAATACGCAGAGCATCCATTCCTTGAAAGAAAATCAAAGATAATCCTTGATTACCTTGTCAGTGCAGATTCTGGAACAGGCTGTGTCCATATTGCACCAGGTCATGGAATAGAGGATTATGCCGCAGGTTGTAAAAACAACCTTCCCTTAATCTGCGATGTTGATGATAATGGAAGGTTCATTGCCGGAATGTTCAAAGATGAGGATGTGTCTTTGGCAGATAAGAAGATTATTGAATATTTGGATGAAATTGGGATGCTTTTTAAAAAGGATGAAATTTTACATTCATATCCTCATTGCTGGAGGTGCAAAAAACCTATTATATTTCGGGCAACAAGCCAATGGTTCATAAATATTGACCACAGGGATTTAAGAAAGAGAATAATCTCTGCTTGTGATAATGTAGAGTGGATACCAGATTATGGAAAGAATAGGTTTGTATCAACGGTGGAAGCAAGGGCCGATTGGTGTATATCAAGGCAGAGGGCATGGGGAATTCCTATCCCAAGCTTTTTTTGCAATGATTGCCAGAGGTCCCATATTACAGAGGAAAGCATTGAGAAAACACAAGAGATAATTAAAGATGGCTCAATAGATGAATATTTTAGTAATGATATAACATCTGGTATATCCTGCCCCTTTTGTGGAGGAAAAAATCTTATAAAAGAAAAGGATATCCTTGATGTCTGGTTTGATTCCGGGTCTTCCCATTACGCTGTTTTAATGGATGAGAAAAGCCTTTCCTGGCCAGCAAACCTATATCTTGAAGGTTCTGATCAGCATCGTGGTTGGTTTCAATCATCTATTATAACAGCAATCGCAGGTTTTAATAGGGCTCCATACAAGGCTGTTTTGACACATGGATTTATCTTGGATGAAAAGGGGATTGCTATGTCAAAATCAGCCGGCAATGTTATTTCTCCCCAAGAGATTGTTGAAAAATATGGGGCAGATATATTAAGGCTTTGGGTTTGTTCTGTTGATTTCAGAGAGGATATAAAAATAGGTAAAGAGATTCTTTCACCAATCATTTTGTCATATAGAAAGATAAGGAATACATTTAGGTTTTTGTTAGGAAACCTTTATGATTTTTCTTGTGAAAAATCCGTAGAATATAATGAGCTAAAGGCTATTGACAAATATATCTTGCACTCTCTTTGTGCTTTAATAATTGATGTAGAAGATAGCTATTCTAAATTTGAGTTTCATAGGGCATTTAGGCTAATCCTTAATTTTTGCACAAGGGATTTATCAAATTTATATCTTGATGTATTAAAAGATAGGTTATATTGCGAAGAGGCTAATTCGCTCAAAAGAAGGGCAGGGCAGAATGTGCTTTATCAATGTCTTATCTCTCTGGTAAAGCTTATTGCACCAATCCTTTCATTCACCGCAGAAGAAATATGGGGATATATAAATCCGAAATCCGAAATCCGAAATCCGAAATCCGAAAGTGTGTTTTTGACAGGGTTTCCTGAGGTAAATCAAAAGCATAAAAATCCTGTGATAAAAGAAGAGATGGATGAAATTCTTGAAATAAGGGATGTGGTTAATCTTGCCTTGGAAAGGAAAAGGACCGATAAGGAAATTGCTTCATCGTTAGAGGCGGCCTTAAGAATAAAGACAGGGAAGTTTGACCTGCTCAATAAATATAAAGAGGAGCTTTGTGAAATATTTATTGTCTCCTCTATTGAGCTTGAAAAGAAAGAAGGCTTAGAGATAGAGGTTAGTAAGCACAAAGGAATAAAATGTCCAAGGTGCTGGATGAAAAGCTTTACAGAAAATAGAGATGGTCTATGCGAAAGGTGTAATGAGGTGTTGACAATACAAACATTTTAGGATAAAACTAACTATACTGAAATAAAATTGGTTTTTTTGTGTTATGCTAAAACAAAAATGGTTTGCAAACTTTTCGGTTAACAGTAGTTAGGCATCTTAACCCTAGCCCTTTAACAAAAGGGTTTGTTTGAAATTCAATTGATTTTTGGTATACCAAAAAAGGAGGTTCTATGGAGTATAAAGACTTTGCAAAGGTTGGTTTGGATGTAGAATTACCAAAAATTGAGGTGTTTGAGAATCAATTTGAAAATTATGAAATTACTATTACAATCCCAGAATTCACATCTATATGCCCAAAAACCCTGTTGCCTGACTTTGG includes:
- a CDS encoding ribosomal-processing cysteine protease Prp; amino-acid sequence: MIRIEILRDNEKRIISFSASGHSFYKKKGEDIICAGVSAILQTAILGLSEYLNLALNVKREDGFLDVRLVLKPSPEALSILETMRLGIYGIAEKYPNYIEIIENL
- the queF gene encoding preQ(1) synthase — protein: MEYKDFAKVGLDVELPKIEVFENQFENYEITITIPEFTSICPKTLLPDFGCITIIYTPDKLCIELKSLKEYILGYRNLGIFYENAV
- the ileS gene encoding isoleucine--tRNA ligase, which codes for MDYSKTINLPKTGFSMKAGLPKLEPDILKKWEDMDIYKALLENNKEKAKYVLHDGPPYANGNIHIGHSLNKILKDIIVKYKAINSFNTPYIPGWDCHGLPIEHKVIERLPKDTEFSEIRKNCREYANKFVNIQREEFKRLGVFGDWNNPYLTFKKEYIIKTLELFKIMVRDGYVYKDKKPVFWCKSCRTALAEAEVIYKEKTSPSIYVKFPYKDKNLLIWTTTPWTLFGNTGIAIHPEYLYQEIEYNKEKIIMMKDLTSLMMKEKEYKVLRDISPKELSNEYAEHPFLERKSKIILDYLVSADSGTGCVHIAPGHGIEDYAAGCKNNLPLICDVDDNGRFIAGMFKDEDVSLADKKIIEYLDEIGMLFKKDEILHSYPHCWRCKKPIIFRATSQWFINIDHRDLRKRIISACDNVEWIPDYGKNRFVSTVEARADWCISRQRAWGIPIPSFFCNDCQRSHITEESIEKTQEIIKDGSIDEYFSNDITSGISCPFCGGKNLIKEKDILDVWFDSGSSHYAVLMDEKSLSWPANLYLEGSDQHRGWFQSSIITAIAGFNRAPYKAVLTHGFILDEKGIAMSKSAGNVISPQEIVEKYGADILRLWVCSVDFREDIKIGKEILSPIILSYRKIRNTFRFLLGNLYDFSCEKSVEYNELKAIDKYILHSLCALIIDVEDSYSKFEFHRAFRLILNFCTRDLSNLYLDVLKDRLYCEEANSLKRRAGQNVLYQCLISLVKLIAPILSFTAEEIWGYINPKSEIRNPKSESVFLTGFPEVNQKHKNPVIKEEMDEILEIRDVVNLALERKRTDKEIASSLEAALRIKTGKFDLLNKYKEELCEIFIVSSIELEKKEGLEIEVSKHKGIKCPRCWMKSFTENRDGLCERCNEVLTIQTF
- the mutM gene encoding DNA-formamidopyrimidine glycosylase — its product is MPELPEIETLKNEIISYGLIGKRIIEININDLRTINMPANKFKKSILGESIEGVERRGKNLILNLSNKGFIAIHLKLFGQMRVSDKPILSQLSFCFDNGKSLCLSQLAFGAGASLFLDTSLEDVFNLGKDALKISISEFKEILKKGKVKPILMEQKKIAGIGNTYADEILFLSKINPERDASSLKEDEIRVLYKAMGDILNEAIKNGGVTLDDFIHLDGRRGNFRCRVHNREGEACLSCNSAIKKIRLGGRGTFFCPNCQI